In Aythya fuligula isolate bAytFul2 chromosome 27, bAytFul2.pri, whole genome shotgun sequence, a single window of DNA contains:
- the ENTPD4 gene encoding ectonucleoside triphosphate diphosphohydrolase 4 isoform X2 yields the protein MGRINISCLLPASWHFSISPVGCPRVLNTTLRQIVVIGILAAAVSLLYYSLVVIRNKYGRASRDKRFHRYLARVTDTEATDTNNPNLNYGIVVDCGSSGSRIFVYCWPRHNGNPHDLLDIKQMRDKNRKPVVMKIKPGISEFANSPEKVSDYISPLLSFAAEHVPRAKHKETPLYILCTAGMRILPESQQKAILEDLLTDIPVHFDFLFSDSHAEVISGKQEGVYAWIGINFVLGRFEHTDDEDEAIVEVHVPGSENKEAIFRKRTVGILDMGGVSTQIAYEVPKTEEVAKNLLAEFNLGCDAHQTEHVYRVYVATFLGFGGNAARQRYEDSLFTSTVLKNRLLGKETGMTSDAPYLDPCLPLDAQDEIHQNGQTMYLRGTGDFNLCREIIQPFMNKTNETQTSLNGVYQPAVHFQNSEFYGFSEFYYCTEDVLRMGGDYNAAKFTKAAKDYCATKWSVLRERFDRGLYASHADLHRLKYQCFKSAWMYEVFHSGFSFPVSYNSLKTALQVYDKEVQWTLGAILYRTRFLPLRDIQQENFRGSHSHWRSFSFVYNHYLFFVCFLIVLLSILLYLLRLRRIHRRMLRNSSSTSLWIEEGLPPQKISGAL from the exons ATGGGGAG GATCAACATCTCGTGTTTGCTTCCTGCCTCTTGGCACTTCAGTATCTCCCCCGTGGGGTGTCCCCGCGTGCTCAACACGACGTTGCGGCAGATCGTGGTGATTGGGATTCTGGCTGCCGCTGTCTCCTTGCTGTACTACTCGCTGGTTGTCATCCGCAACAAGTACGGGCGGGCCTCCAGGGACAAAAGATTCCACAG ATATCTTGCCCGGGTAACCGACACCGAAGCTACAGACACAAACAACCCCAACCTGAATTATGGAATCGTTGTGGACTGTGGCAGCAGCGGCTCTAGGATTTTTGTGTACTGCTGGCCGAGACACAACGGTAACCCCCATGACCTGCTGGACATAAAACAGATGAGGGACAAGAACAGAAAACCGGTGGTTATGAAAATTAAACCAG GTATTTCAGAGTTTGCCAACTCTCCTGAGAAGGTCAGTGATTACATTTCTCCACTTCTGAGCTTTGCTGCTGAACACGTGCCCCGTGCAAAACACAAAGAGACTCCTCTTTATATTCTGTGCACTGCAGGAATGAGGATTCTTCCAGAAAG CCAGCAGAAGGCAATACTTGAAGATCTGCTCACTGATATTCCTgtgcattttgattttctgttttcgGACTCGCACGCAGAGGTTATTTCAGGGAAGCAGGAAG GAGTGTATGCGTGGATTGGCATCAACTTTGTTCTTGGAAGATTTGAACATACAGATGATG AGGATGAAGCCATAGTGGAGGTGCACGTCCCAGGCAGCGAAAACAAAGAGGCTATCTTCCGTAAGAGGACAGTGGGTATTCTTGACATGGGCGGAGTGTCGACTCAGATAGCATACGAAGTCCCTAAAACT GAGGAAGTTGCCAAAAACTTGCTTGCAGAATTCAACCTGGGATGTGATGCTCATCAAACGGAGCATGTGTATCGAGTCTATGTCGCAACATTCCTTGGCTTCGGAGGGAATGCAGCACGCCAGAGATACGAAGACAGCCTATTTACCAGCACAGTACTTAAGAACAG ACTGCTGGGCAAAGAGACTGGCATGACTTCTGATGCACCGTACTTAgatccctgcctgcccctggaTGCTCAGGATGAGATCCATCAAAACGGACAGACAATGTATTTGCGGGGAACAGGAGACTTCAATCTGTGTCGTGAAATTATTCAGCCATTCATGAACAAGACTAACGAAACCCAGACATCTCTAAATGGTGTCTATCAGCCTGCCGTGCACTTTCAGAACAGTGAATTCTACGGCTTCTCAGAGTTCTATTACTGCACTGAGGATGTGTTGCGCATGGGAGGAGATTACAATGCTGCTAAATTTACTAAAGCTGCAAAG GATTATTGTGCCACTAAGTGGTCTGTCCTGCGGGAACGTTTTGACCGTGGTCTTTATGCATCACATGCTGATCTCCACAGATTGAA GTACCAGTGTTTTAAGTCTGCCTGGATGTATGAAGTATTTCACAGTGGCTTCTCTTTTCCTGTGAGCTACAACAGTTtgaaaacagccctgcaggtgTACGATAAGGAGGTGCAGTGGACGTTGGGAGCCATTCTTTACCGAACACGGTTTTTACCTCTAAG AGACATCCAGCAAGAAAACTTCCGTGGAAGTCACTCCCACTGGAGGAGCTTCTCTTTTGTTTACAATCactatttgttttttgtctgttttctgatCGTGCTGCTCTCCATCCTGCTTTATCTGCTAAGGCTCAGACGGATCCACAGGCGAATGCTGCGTAATAGCTCGTCCACTTCCCTATGGATCGAGGAAGGCCTCCCACCACAGAAGATCTCAGGAGCCTTATGA
- the ENTPD4 gene encoding ectonucleoside triphosphate diphosphohydrolase 4 isoform X1 translates to MGRINISCLLPASWHFSISPVGCPRVLNTTLRQIVVIGILAAAVSLLYYSLVVIRNKYGRASRDKRFHRYLARVTDTEATDTNNPNLNYGIVVDCGSSGSRIFVYCWPRHNGNPHDLLDIKQMRDKNRKPVVMKIKPGISEFANSPEKVSDYISPLLSFAAEHVPRAKHKETPLYILCTAGMRILPESQQKAILEDLLTDIPVHFDFLFSDSHAEVISGKQEGVYAWIGINFVLGRFEHTDDEDEAIVEVHVPGSENKEAIFRKRTVGILDMGGVSTQIAYEVPKTVSFASSQQEEVAKNLLAEFNLGCDAHQTEHVYRVYVATFLGFGGNAARQRYEDSLFTSTVLKNRLLGKETGMTSDAPYLDPCLPLDAQDEIHQNGQTMYLRGTGDFNLCREIIQPFMNKTNETQTSLNGVYQPAVHFQNSEFYGFSEFYYCTEDVLRMGGDYNAAKFTKAAKDYCATKWSVLRERFDRGLYASHADLHRLKYQCFKSAWMYEVFHSGFSFPVSYNSLKTALQVYDKEVQWTLGAILYRTRFLPLRDIQQENFRGSHSHWRSFSFVYNHYLFFVCFLIVLLSILLYLLRLRRIHRRMLRNSSSTSLWIEEGLPPQKISGAL, encoded by the exons ATGGGGAG GATCAACATCTCGTGTTTGCTTCCTGCCTCTTGGCACTTCAGTATCTCCCCCGTGGGGTGTCCCCGCGTGCTCAACACGACGTTGCGGCAGATCGTGGTGATTGGGATTCTGGCTGCCGCTGTCTCCTTGCTGTACTACTCGCTGGTTGTCATCCGCAACAAGTACGGGCGGGCCTCCAGGGACAAAAGATTCCACAG ATATCTTGCCCGGGTAACCGACACCGAAGCTACAGACACAAACAACCCCAACCTGAATTATGGAATCGTTGTGGACTGTGGCAGCAGCGGCTCTAGGATTTTTGTGTACTGCTGGCCGAGACACAACGGTAACCCCCATGACCTGCTGGACATAAAACAGATGAGGGACAAGAACAGAAAACCGGTGGTTATGAAAATTAAACCAG GTATTTCAGAGTTTGCCAACTCTCCTGAGAAGGTCAGTGATTACATTTCTCCACTTCTGAGCTTTGCTGCTGAACACGTGCCCCGTGCAAAACACAAAGAGACTCCTCTTTATATTCTGTGCACTGCAGGAATGAGGATTCTTCCAGAAAG CCAGCAGAAGGCAATACTTGAAGATCTGCTCACTGATATTCCTgtgcattttgattttctgttttcgGACTCGCACGCAGAGGTTATTTCAGGGAAGCAGGAAG GAGTGTATGCGTGGATTGGCATCAACTTTGTTCTTGGAAGATTTGAACATACAGATGATG AGGATGAAGCCATAGTGGAGGTGCACGTCCCAGGCAGCGAAAACAAAGAGGCTATCTTCCGTAAGAGGACAGTGGGTATTCTTGACATGGGCGGAGTGTCGACTCAGATAGCATACGAAGTCCCTAAAACTGTAAGCTTTGCCTCTTCACAGCAG GAGGAAGTTGCCAAAAACTTGCTTGCAGAATTCAACCTGGGATGTGATGCTCATCAAACGGAGCATGTGTATCGAGTCTATGTCGCAACATTCCTTGGCTTCGGAGGGAATGCAGCACGCCAGAGATACGAAGACAGCCTATTTACCAGCACAGTACTTAAGAACAG ACTGCTGGGCAAAGAGACTGGCATGACTTCTGATGCACCGTACTTAgatccctgcctgcccctggaTGCTCAGGATGAGATCCATCAAAACGGACAGACAATGTATTTGCGGGGAACAGGAGACTTCAATCTGTGTCGTGAAATTATTCAGCCATTCATGAACAAGACTAACGAAACCCAGACATCTCTAAATGGTGTCTATCAGCCTGCCGTGCACTTTCAGAACAGTGAATTCTACGGCTTCTCAGAGTTCTATTACTGCACTGAGGATGTGTTGCGCATGGGAGGAGATTACAATGCTGCTAAATTTACTAAAGCTGCAAAG GATTATTGTGCCACTAAGTGGTCTGTCCTGCGGGAACGTTTTGACCGTGGTCTTTATGCATCACATGCTGATCTCCACAGATTGAA GTACCAGTGTTTTAAGTCTGCCTGGATGTATGAAGTATTTCACAGTGGCTTCTCTTTTCCTGTGAGCTACAACAGTTtgaaaacagccctgcaggtgTACGATAAGGAGGTGCAGTGGACGTTGGGAGCCATTCTTTACCGAACACGGTTTTTACCTCTAAG AGACATCCAGCAAGAAAACTTCCGTGGAAGTCACTCCCACTGGAGGAGCTTCTCTTTTGTTTACAATCactatttgttttttgtctgttttctgatCGTGCTGCTCTCCATCCTGCTTTATCTGCTAAGGCTCAGACGGATCCACAGGCGAATGCTGCGTAATAGCTCGTCCACTTCCCTATGGATCGAGGAAGGCCTCCCACCACAGAAGATCTCAGGAGCCTTATGA